The window TTCCGACCGAACATACGTAATGAACCAAGGCCAATTGGTCGAGCATGGCTACACCAAAGATATATTTAATATCCCAAAAGCCTCCTATACCAAGACCTTACTAAACTCTCAGCCGGCGGGCGCCCCAAATCCACCGGATTTATCGCAAAAAACGCTGATGGAATTGAACAACGTGAAAGTATGGTTCCCTATCCGGCGAGGGATTTTGCGCAAGACTGTAGGTCACATCAAAGCAGCAGACGGGATTTCGCTATCGATTCGAGAAGGGGAGACGCTGGGAATCGTTGGCGAATCCGGCTCAGGAAAAACTACCCTAGGTCTTGCTATGTTGCGATTAATATCGAGTGAAGGGACGATTAAGTTTAAGGGTCAAAATATGCAAAATAAAAAACAAAAAGCCCTGCTACCCTTTCGAAGCGAGATGCAAATCGTGTTTCAAGATCCATTCGCTTCTTTAAGCCCTCGGTTATCGGTGCAACAAATAATCGAAGAAGGTCTCCAAATTCATGGCATTGGAAATACCCCAGACCATCGAGAACGAATAGTAACCGATGCACTAACTGAGGTGGGGCTGATCCCTGAAGATATGCATCGCTACCCCCACGAGTTTTCGGGAGGGCAACGACAGCGTATCGCCATTGCTCGAGCAATGGTGCTTAAACCAAACCTATTAGTCCTTGATGAACCTACTTCTGCTCTCGACTTATCGGTACAAGCACAAATAATAAATTTACTGCGGGCACTTCAGGCACAATATAACCTCGCATATGTTTTCATTAGTCACGACCTCCGTGTTATAAAAGCCTTAGCCAACGAAGTAGCTGTTATGAAGAATGGTTCAATCGTTGAGTTTGGCCCAACACAACATTTGTTTGAGAAACCCCGAACGAATTATACAAAACG of the Rhodospirillaceae bacterium genome contains:
- a CDS encoding microcin ABC transporter ATP-binding protein (with YejAEF is involved in resistance to microcin C) yields the protein MPLLDIKNLSIDFALPNRIVNAVQNFSLTISEGETVALVGESGSGKSATALSILQLLPYPQATHPQGSIIFEGHELIGASKKEMQAIRGSKISMIFQEPMTSLNPLHTVGKQVAEILQVHRGYRAASANDEALEMLDVVGLADAKSRFDAWPHQLSGGQRQRVMIAMALANKPRLLIADEPTTALDVTIQSDILHLLRRLQNDLGMSTLLITHDLTVVRNFSDRTYVMNQGQLVEHGYTKDIFNIPKASYTKTLLNSQPAGAPNPPDLSQKTLMELNNVKVWFPIRRGILRKTVGHIKAADGISLSIREGETLGIVGESGSGKTTLGLAMLRLISSEGTIKFKGQNMQNKKQKALLPFRSEMQIVFQDPFASLSPRLSVQQIIEEGLQIHGIGNTPDHRERIVTDALTEVGLIPEDMHRYPHEFSGGQRQRIAIARAMVLKPNLLVLDEPTSALDLSVQAQIINLLRALQAQYNLAYVFISHDLRVIKALANEVAVMKNGSIVEFGPTQHLFEKPRTNYTKRLIDSAFLQ